A region of uncultured Anaeromusa sp. DNA encodes the following proteins:
- a CDS encoding EutP/PduV family microcompartment system protein encodes MKPIVKRKVMMVGAVGAGKTSLAYALGQRAKEVSKTSDIEFYDDAIDTPGEYAQIPRFYSALLVTSMQAAGVLIVQDASQRMPVLPPGFAGMFTRPVVGVVTKVDLEKADRERARRFLVQAGVKEPVFFVSSHTGEGLDELSDCLEQMDRGLSAGGKEDIK; translated from the coding sequence ATGAAACCGATTGTTAAACGTAAGGTCATGATGGTAGGGGCTGTAGGTGCTGGCAAAACGTCGCTAGCCTATGCTTTAGGGCAGAGGGCGAAGGAAGTCAGTAAGACCAGCGATATTGAATTTTACGACGATGCCATAGACACTCCTGGGGAATATGCGCAAATACCGCGTTTTTACTCGGCGCTCTTGGTGACTTCTATGCAAGCGGCAGGTGTGCTTATTGTGCAGGATGCTTCTCAAAGAATGCCGGTGCTGCCTCCTGGATTTGCGGGAATGTTTACCCGGCCGGTGGTAGGCGTAGTAACGAAAGTGGATTTAGAAAAGGCCGATCGTGAACGCGCAAGACGATTTCTAGTGCAGGCGGGAGTCAAAGAGCCTGTGTTCTTTGTCTCTTCCCATACAGGTGAAGGCTTGGACGAACTGTCGGACTGTCTAGAACAGATGGACCGCGGCTTGTCCGCCGGAGGAAAGGAGGACATAAAATGA
- a CDS encoding phosphate propanoyltransferase, with translation MDSATIEAIVTQVLQSLAAEPEATAVTEGIPVGISNRHIHLSAEHMEILFGCGSQLTRQKDLKQVGEFAAAETVTLVGPKGVIRNVRVLGPIRGTTQVEISRTDGFALGVKAPVRDSGDIEKSAGIILAGPCGAVTLAKGVICAARHIHMHNDDARRFGVKDGERVIVEVDGPRGADLKQVLVRVKEEFRLEMHIDTDEANALGIGPGATVTLRREQEA, from the coding sequence ATGGACAGCGCAACGATCGAAGCCATTGTGACTCAGGTTTTGCAGTCTTTGGCGGCAGAGCCGGAAGCAACGGCGGTGACGGAAGGGATTCCTGTCGGGATATCAAACCGGCACATCCACCTCTCTGCTGAGCATATGGAGATTTTATTCGGTTGCGGCAGCCAGTTGACCCGCCAGAAGGATTTAAAACAGGTGGGAGAATTTGCAGCAGCGGAAACGGTGACGTTGGTTGGGCCTAAGGGCGTGATTCGCAATGTGCGCGTCCTAGGGCCCATCCGAGGTACGACGCAAGTGGAAATTTCCCGTACCGACGGCTTTGCTTTAGGAGTCAAAGCACCGGTGCGGGATTCCGGCGATATCGAAAAAAGCGCCGGAATTATCCTGGCAGGCCCTTGCGGCGCAGTAACCCTTGCGAAAGGTGTTATTTGTGCAGCCCGACATATCCATATGCACAATGATGATGCCCGCCGCTTCGGCGTGAAAGACGGCGAGCGGGTCATAGTGGAGGTTGACGGTCCGCGGGGCGCGGACTTGAAACAGGTTTTGGTCCGGGTGAAAGAAGAGTTTCGCTTGGAAATGCACATTGATACGGATGAAGCTAATGCCCTGGGCATTGGTCCGGGGGCTACGGTAACACTGCGCCGAGAACAGGAGGCGTAA
- the eutM gene encoding ethanolamine utilization microcompartment protein EutM: MSGEALGMVETKGLVGAIEAADAMVKAANVSLVGYEKIGSGLVTVMVRGDVGAVKAATDTGAAAAQRVGELISVHVIPRPHTDIEKILPKSL, translated from the coding sequence ATGAGTGGAGAGGCATTGGGAATGGTTGAAACCAAAGGCTTGGTAGGTGCGATTGAAGCAGCTGACGCTATGGTGAAAGCAGCTAACGTAAGTCTTGTGGGGTATGAAAAAATCGGTTCCGGCCTGGTAACCGTTATGGTACGCGGTGACGTAGGAGCTGTTAAAGCGGCTACTGATACCGGTGCAGCAGCAGCGCAACGGGTTGGCGAGTTGATTTCGGTGCACGTCATTCCGCGTCCGCATACGGACATTGAAAAAATTCTTCCTAAATCTTTATAA
- the eutS gene encoding ethanolamine utilization microcompartment protein EutS, with translation MSTEKQRVVQEYVPGKQVTLAHLIAHPKAVLCEKLGVGEGGAIGILTITPCEAALIAADVATKTAAVDIGFMDRFTGSVVLVGSVSAVEAALRQVNAVLTDGLGFTGTRITRS, from the coding sequence ATGAGCACGGAAAAACAAAGAGTTGTACAAGAATATGTACCAGGAAAACAGGTTACGCTGGCGCATCTAATCGCCCATCCGAAAGCGGTGCTCTGTGAGAAGCTGGGTGTAGGAGAAGGCGGCGCTATTGGCATCTTGACAATTACCCCTTGTGAAGCGGCGTTGATTGCTGCAGATGTAGCCACCAAGACGGCGGCGGTGGACATTGGCTTTATGGACCGTTTTACCGGTTCCGTAGTGCTGGTGGGCAGCGTTTCTGCTGTGGAAGCGGCTCTGCGTCAAGTGAATGCCGTACTGACGGATGGCCTGGGCTTTACTGGCACTCGCATTACTAGGTCGTGA
- the pduA gene encoding propanediol utilization microcompartment protein PduA yields MNEALGMVETKGLVGAIEAADAMVKAANVHLVGYEKIGSGLVTVMVRGDVGAVKAATDAGSAAAGKVGQVVSVHVIPRPHTDVESILPKQV; encoded by the coding sequence ATGAACGAAGCGTTGGGTATGGTGGAAACAAAAGGTCTTGTCGGTGCCATTGAAGCGGCTGATGCCATGGTCAAGGCGGCCAATGTACATTTGGTTGGCTACGAAAAAATCGGCTCCGGCCTGGTGACGGTTATGGTACGCGGCGACGTCGGTGCCGTTAAGGCGGCTACCGATGCCGGCAGCGCGGCTGCTGGAAAAGTGGGTCAGGTTGTCTCCGTACACGTCATTCCTCGCCCCCACACGGATGTGGAAAGCATTCTGCCGAAACAGGTTTAA
- a CDS encoding diol dehydratase reactivase subunit alpha, with translation MAIIAGVDIGNSTTEVCLARIDAGQPLQFLASSIVKTTGIKGTLANVPGIVQALQDALKKTGLTMRDLSQVRLNEATPVIGDLAMETITETIITESTMIGHNPSTPGGIGLGVGVTILMEELPRTNAGESVLCVIPRGVDFEDAAQALNAALARGVDVQGAIVCQDDAVLIANRVNKAMPILDEVAFIDKVPLHMLAAVEVAEAGRTITTLSNPYGIATVFGLNADETKMVVPIARALIGNRSAVVVRTPQGDVKARAIPAGFITVLGQKGRTEVDVEAGASKIMEAVERVQPVQDVQGEAGTNVNGMLERVRQVMGDLTAQPLGEMKIQDILAVDTFVPQKVQGGLAGEFALENAVALAAMVKTSRLPMQQIADRLTSELGIGVVIAGVEANMAILGAMTTPGTDKPLAILDMGGGSTDAAIITRDENVHAIHLGGAGDMVSMLINSELGLTDLSLAEEIKKYPLAKVESLYHIRLEDGTVRFFSEHLPPHVFARNVILKEDDMVPIPTDHALDRIRHVRREAKKRVFVTNALRSLARVAPTGNIRHIEFVVLVGGSALDFEVADMVSDALAEYGIVCGRGNIRGCEGPRNAVATGLVLSYMHEGQGREA, from the coding sequence ATGGCGATCATTGCAGGGGTGGATATCGGCAATTCCACCACAGAAGTTTGCCTGGCCAGAATTGATGCAGGTCAGCCCTTGCAATTTTTGGCCAGCAGCATTGTGAAAACAACGGGGATTAAGGGAACGCTGGCCAACGTGCCGGGCATCGTGCAGGCGTTGCAGGACGCTTTAAAGAAGACCGGATTGACCATGCGAGATCTGTCTCAGGTTCGTTTGAACGAAGCTACGCCGGTTATTGGCGATTTGGCGATGGAGACCATTACGGAAACCATTATTACCGAGTCGACCATGATCGGCCATAATCCTTCCACACCAGGTGGAATTGGTCTTGGCGTGGGCGTGACAATTCTTATGGAAGAACTGCCGCGCACGAATGCCGGGGAAAGCGTTTTGTGCGTGATTCCCCGGGGTGTTGATTTTGAAGATGCCGCCCAAGCTCTCAATGCGGCTTTGGCCCGAGGAGTTGATGTGCAAGGCGCCATCGTCTGCCAAGACGATGCGGTGCTTATTGCCAACCGGGTAAACAAAGCGATGCCCATTTTGGATGAGGTGGCGTTTATCGACAAAGTTCCTTTGCACATGTTGGCGGCTGTTGAGGTAGCCGAAGCGGGACGAACTATTACGACCCTATCCAATCCCTATGGAATTGCGACGGTCTTTGGTTTGAACGCCGACGAAACCAAGATGGTGGTGCCTATTGCCAGAGCCTTGATCGGCAATCGTTCCGCAGTTGTGGTGCGTACGCCCCAAGGAGATGTTAAGGCACGAGCCATTCCGGCTGGTTTTATTACCGTGCTGGGGCAAAAAGGACGGACCGAAGTGGATGTAGAGGCTGGCGCCTCGAAAATAATGGAAGCCGTGGAACGTGTGCAGCCGGTGCAGGATGTGCAAGGAGAAGCGGGTACTAATGTCAATGGCATGCTGGAACGTGTCCGGCAGGTCATGGGTGATCTGACGGCGCAGCCTTTAGGGGAAATGAAAATCCAGGATATTTTGGCGGTGGATACCTTTGTGCCACAGAAGGTGCAAGGCGGTCTGGCCGGTGAATTCGCCCTGGAGAACGCCGTGGCTCTAGCGGCCATGGTGAAAACCAGCCGCTTGCCGATGCAGCAAATTGCTGATCGGCTGACGTCTGAACTGGGGATTGGCGTGGTCATCGCGGGTGTAGAAGCCAATATGGCCATTTTGGGGGCTATGACAACTCCCGGAACCGATAAGCCTTTGGCGATTTTGGATATGGGCGGCGGTTCGACCGATGCGGCCATTATCACTCGCGATGAAAATGTGCATGCCATTCATCTTGGCGGTGCTGGCGACATGGTGAGTATGTTGATCAATTCCGAGTTGGGGCTTACTGATCTATCCCTGGCGGAAGAAATCAAGAAGTATCCTTTGGCCAAGGTGGAAAGTCTGTACCATATTCGCCTGGAAGACGGCACAGTACGCTTCTTCTCGGAGCATCTGCCGCCGCATGTATTTGCCAGAAACGTGATTTTGAAAGAAGACGATATGGTGCCCATTCCGACGGATCATGCGCTGGATCGCATTCGCCATGTCCGGCGGGAAGCCAAGAAAAGAGTATTTGTGACCAACGCACTGCGGTCGTTGGCGCGAGTGGCTCCTACGGGAAATATTCGGCATATTGAGTTTGTGGTTTTGGTAGGCGGTTCGGCGCTGGACTTTGAAGTGGCGGATATGGTAAGCGATGCCTTGGCTGAGTACGGCATTGTTTGCGGCCGCGGCAATATTCGGGGCTGTGAAGGACCGCGCAACGCTGTGGCCACCGGGTTGGTGCTGTCATACATGCATGAAGGCCAGGGCAGAGAGGCGTGA
- a CDS encoding flavoprotein: MEREDMIRLVTEEVMRRLGVTQPVQPTVKQVLALFTGGALGLEEALVQLAQLQNQGVRLTAVLSKAAESVIGVERLRKALGTELDIRLATDPLPKQDLKAADIVLVPVLTQNTAAKLARTLADTTVTTLVMQALLMGKPVIAARNAADPKDPWRVQGGMGAARPTLTRALQENLKTLESYGVVLVEAGTLAAEAAQQLDLTGTLAQVKETAQKPSLPKKGQGRRVIDAAMIQVLAAQGETALSVGPQDLLTPLARDVARECGVEIR; the protein is encoded by the coding sequence GTGGAACGCGAAGACATGATTCGCCTGGTGACGGAAGAAGTCATGCGGCGCTTGGGCGTGACGCAGCCTGTGCAGCCAACGGTCAAACAGGTGTTGGCTTTGTTTACAGGCGGTGCTTTAGGACTAGAAGAGGCGCTGGTACAATTGGCGCAGCTGCAAAATCAGGGCGTCCGTTTAACCGCTGTTTTGTCCAAAGCGGCGGAGTCAGTGATTGGTGTAGAACGCCTGCGTAAAGCGTTGGGGACGGAGTTGGACATTCGTTTAGCAACGGACCCCTTGCCAAAGCAAGACCTGAAAGCGGCTGATATCGTGCTTGTGCCTGTATTGACGCAAAACACTGCAGCTAAACTGGCCCGCACCTTGGCGGATACAACGGTTACGACCCTGGTGATGCAAGCTCTCTTAATGGGAAAACCAGTCATTGCCGCGCGCAATGCCGCAGATCCTAAGGACCCGTGGCGTGTTCAAGGTGGTATGGGCGCAGCGCGGCCAACTTTGACGCGAGCCTTGCAGGAAAATCTAAAAACATTGGAGTCCTATGGAGTGGTCTTGGTGGAAGCCGGTACGCTGGCGGCCGAGGCGGCGCAGCAACTGGATCTAACCGGTACACTGGCGCAAGTAAAAGAAACTGCACAAAAACCGTCGTTGCCCAAGAAAGGGCAAGGTCGGCGAGTTATTGACGCGGCTATGATTCAAGTGTTGGCGGCTCAGGGGGAAACGGCGCTGTCTGTTGGCCCGCAAGACCTGTTGACGCCTTTGGCGCGCGATGTGGCTCGGGAGTGCGGTGTGGAAATCAGATAA
- a CDS encoding BMC domain-containing protein, translated as MVRQALGMIEAVGLPVAITAADAAVKSANVKLVGYELAKGSGMILIKVVGDVGAVKAAVEAGSVAAARVGRIVATHVIPRPHQELDCILLTKETVGTKPETAVEAPTEEQAEPEAEEEEPPIAAEPAQNLQEEPPMEAELQTVVDEEPVVREEAQEPIVEEAAVDAADSCNLCHDLNCPRRKGDPRNTCLHYGKNDKEDESV; from the coding sequence ATGGTCAGACAAGCATTAGGTATGATTGAAGCCGTGGGCTTGCCTGTCGCCATTACGGCGGCGGACGCAGCCGTGAAATCGGCTAATGTAAAATTGGTAGGTTATGAACTGGCGAAAGGCAGCGGCATGATCCTGATCAAAGTGGTCGGCGACGTAGGCGCCGTTAAGGCGGCTGTAGAAGCCGGCAGTGTCGCTGCGGCAAGAGTGGGGCGTATTGTAGCCACTCATGTCATCCCCCGGCCGCATCAGGAGTTGGATTGTATACTTCTTACCAAAGAAACGGTAGGAACGAAACCAGAAACTGCGGTGGAAGCGCCAACGGAAGAGCAAGCAGAACCGGAAGCAGAAGAAGAGGAACCGCCCATAGCGGCAGAGCCTGCTCAAAATTTGCAGGAAGAACCGCCGATGGAAGCTGAACTGCAAACGGTGGTTGACGAAGAACCTGTAGTTAGGGAAGAAGCGCAGGAACCGATTGTAGAAGAAGCCGCAGTTGATGCGGCGGACAGCTGTAATTTGTGCCACGATCTAAACTGCCCGCGGCGCAAGGGCGATCCTCGTAATACTTGCCTGCATTATGGAAAAAACGACAAGGAGGATGAATCAGTATGA
- a CDS encoding propanediol/glycerol family dehydratase medium subunit: MQISEQMIREIVAQVMQGMEQPTAASAPVKKAVVGRPMTLVEKGEAKAGTWADEVIIALAPAFGKYQNKTIVDVPHSDVLRELISGIEEEGLKARVIRVTRSSDLAFVAHDATKLSGSGISIGIQSRGTTVIHQKDLPPLSNLELFPQSPLLDLEAYRAIGRNAAKYAKGESPTPVPTRNDQMARPKFQAKAAILHIKETEHVVPGSKAVEIEVQF; the protein is encoded by the coding sequence ATGCAAATCAGCGAACAAATGATTCGTGAGATTGTCGCACAGGTAATGCAAGGCATGGAACAGCCGACTGCTGCCAGTGCGCCTGTAAAAAAAGCGGTTGTCGGTCGTCCGATGACCTTAGTGGAAAAAGGCGAAGCAAAAGCGGGAACTTGGGCGGATGAGGTTATCATCGCTCTGGCCCCTGCTTTCGGCAAATACCAGAATAAAACCATCGTAGATGTGCCTCATAGCGATGTGCTGCGGGAACTCATTTCCGGTATTGAAGAAGAAGGACTCAAAGCTCGTGTCATTCGTGTAACCCGTTCTTCCGACTTGGCATTTGTAGCGCATGATGCTACAAAACTGAGCGGTTCCGGCATTTCCATCGGAATTCAGTCTCGCGGTACGACGGTTATCCATCAAAAAGATCTGCCGCCGCTGAGCAATCTGGAGCTTTTCCCGCAGTCGCCGTTGTTGGATTTGGAAGCTTATCGCGCCATTGGCCGTAATGCTGCCAAATACGCTAAAGGCGAGTCGCCAACTCCGGTACCGACGCGGAATGATCAGATGGCTCGGCCGAAATTCCAAGCTAAAGCGGCTATTCTCCACATTAAAGAGACGGAGCATGTCGTTCCTGGCTCCAAAGCGGTAGAAATTGAAGTGCAGTTCTAA
- a CDS encoding propanediol/glycerol family dehydratase large subunit, whose protein sequence is MKRSKRFEALEARPVNQDGFVVEWPEVGLIAMGSPNDPIPSIKIQNGRVVEMDGTPRDKFDFIDQFIADYAIDVTVAERSMAMGNEEIAKLLVDVNVSRDEIVKVFRGLTAAKIVAVLNTMNVVEMMMALQKMRARKRPSNQCHITNVADNPVLIAADAAEASMRGFDEMETTVAVVRYAPFNALSMLIGGQTGRRGTLIQCALEEATELQLGMRGITAYAETISVYGTENVFVDGDDTPWSKAFLASAYASRGLKMRFTSGTGAEVQMGYAEGKSMLYLEVRCIMITRGAGVQGLQNGSVSCIGVPAAVPSGIRAVLAENLTTTMLDLEVASSNDQTFTHSDIRRTARTLMQMLPGTDFICSGYSGVPNYDNMFAGSNWDVDDYDDWNIIQRDLQIDGGLRPAAEEDVIAVRNKAARALQAVYRELGFPTITDEEVEAATYAHGSKDMPARNIVEDLKSAQEMMSRGITGIDVVKALSKAGFQDLAENVLNLLKQRVSGDYLHTSAILDSNFHVVSAVNDANDYRGPGTGYRMSDERWNEIKTIRQALNPSDFDV, encoded by the coding sequence ATGAAACGATCCAAACGGTTTGAAGCGTTGGAAGCCCGCCCTGTGAACCAGGACGGCTTCGTGGTTGAATGGCCCGAAGTGGGCCTGATTGCCATGGGCAGTCCCAACGATCCGATTCCTAGCATTAAAATCCAAAATGGCCGCGTTGTTGAAATGGATGGCACGCCTCGGGATAAATTCGATTTCATCGACCAGTTTATTGCGGACTATGCCATTGACGTGACGGTAGCGGAAAGATCCATGGCGATGGGCAACGAAGAAATTGCTAAATTGCTTGTGGATGTAAATGTGTCCCGTGACGAGATCGTCAAGGTCTTCCGTGGCCTGACCGCCGCCAAGATCGTGGCGGTACTTAACACCATGAACGTGGTGGAAATGATGATGGCTTTGCAGAAGATGCGCGCTCGTAAGCGCCCGTCTAACCAGTGCCACATTACCAACGTAGCCGACAACCCGGTACTGATTGCTGCTGATGCGGCGGAAGCTTCCATGCGCGGCTTCGACGAAATGGAAACCACCGTTGCGGTTGTGCGTTATGCTCCATTCAATGCGCTGTCCATGCTGATCGGCGGTCAGACCGGACGTCGCGGCACCTTGATCCAATGCGCGTTGGAAGAAGCGACCGAACTGCAGTTAGGCATGCGCGGTATTACGGCTTATGCGGAAACCATTTCCGTATATGGTACGGAAAACGTGTTTGTTGACGGCGATGACACTCCTTGGTCCAAAGCATTTTTGGCTTCGGCTTATGCTTCGCGCGGTTTGAAAATGCGCTTCACTTCCGGTACCGGCGCCGAAGTGCAGATGGGTTATGCTGAAGGAAAATCCATGCTGTATTTGGAAGTGCGTTGCATCATGATTACCCGCGGCGCCGGCGTACAGGGCCTGCAGAATGGCTCCGTAAGCTGCATCGGCGTACCTGCAGCGGTTCCGTCCGGCATCCGTGCTGTTTTGGCGGAAAATTTGACTACTACCATGTTGGACCTGGAAGTTGCCTCTAGTAATGATCAGACCTTCACCCATTCCGACATCCGCCGGACAGCTCGTACGCTTATGCAGATGCTGCCTGGTACAGACTTCATTTGCTCCGGTTACAGCGGCGTGCCTAACTATGATAACATGTTCGCCGGCTCCAACTGGGATGTAGATGACTATGATGACTGGAATATCATCCAGCGCGATCTCCAAATCGACGGCGGCCTGCGTCCGGCAGCGGAAGAAGACGTCATTGCCGTGCGTAACAAAGCAGCTCGGGCTCTCCAGGCTGTGTATCGCGAACTGGGCTTCCCGACCATTACCGACGAGGAAGTGGAAGCGGCTACCTACGCTCATGGAAGCAAGGATATGCCGGCCCGTAATATCGTAGAGGATCTCAAATCCGCTCAGGAAATGATGAGCCGAGGCATTACTGGTATTGACGTAGTCAAGGCCTTGTCGAAAGCTGGTTTCCAGGATCTGGCGGAGAACGTTCTCAATCTGCTCAAACAGCGCGTATCTGGAGACTATCTCCATACGTCGGCTATTTTGGACAGCAACTTCCATGTAGTTAGCGCCGTCAACGACGCAAACGATTATCGCGGTCCCGGAACAGGCTATCGCATGAGCGATGAGCGCTGGAACGAAATCAAGACCATTCGTCAGGCTTTGAATCCGTCTGACTTTGACGTTTAA
- a CDS encoding diol dehydratase small subunit, producing the protein MSQNKMIEDIVREVMRSMQQAPQGGAPAAAVPSKGLCPAQDYPLAEKHPDLVKTPGGKSLNDITLEKVLNGQVTADDVRISPETLRLQAEIADGVGRTQFAANLRRAAELTAIPDDRILEIYNALRPNRSTKAELLAIADEMEHKYSAKINADFVREAADVYERRNRLRVS; encoded by the coding sequence ATGTCTCAAAATAAAATGATTGAAGATATTGTGCGTGAAGTCATGCGCTCTATGCAGCAAGCGCCTCAAGGCGGTGCGCCGGCGGCTGCAGTTCCCTCGAAAGGGCTGTGTCCGGCACAGGACTATCCTTTGGCGGAAAAACATCCGGACCTTGTCAAAACTCCTGGTGGGAAGTCACTGAATGACATCACCTTAGAAAAAGTTCTCAATGGCCAAGTCACGGCTGACGATGTGCGTATCAGCCCGGAAACCCTGCGCTTGCAGGCGGAAATTGCCGACGGCGTAGGCCGGACTCAATTTGCTGCTAACTTGCGTCGCGCTGCAGAGCTGACGGCGATTCCAGATGACCGCATTTTAGAGATCTACAATGCGCTGCGCCCGAATCGTTCGACCAAAGCGGAACTTTTGGCGATTGCCGATGAAATGGAACATAAATACAGCGCCAAAATCAATGCCGACTTTGTTCGGGAAGCTGCTGACGTATACGAACGCCGCAACCGTCTCCGCGTAAGCTAG
- a CDS encoding glycerol dehydratase reactivase beta/small subunit family protein, translating into MLGEQKVRPSVFLAVAAHDKLEAKLREIKAGMEEEGIPWRLTEQETGDAARLAHEAAFASPLGVGVGVSGEGLCIHYRKLALEEPLFIHPGTGDPSVWRLFGYNAARLVKGIPFKEKAEEVGVPADEAEVVAEEDLTSLVAEIVRRMLQETAGAPGGLRGHGR; encoded by the coding sequence ATGTTGGGAGAGCAGAAAGTCCGGCCCAGTGTATTTCTCGCTGTGGCGGCTCACGACAAGTTGGAGGCCAAACTGCGCGAGATCAAGGCTGGCATGGAAGAAGAAGGCATACCCTGGAGACTTACAGAGCAAGAAACAGGAGACGCTGCCCGCTTAGCGCATGAAGCAGCCTTCGCATCGCCCCTGGGGGTGGGCGTAGGCGTTAGTGGCGAGGGGCTGTGCATCCATTACCGCAAATTGGCACTGGAAGAGCCGCTTTTTATACATCCTGGGACTGGAGATCCGAGCGTGTGGCGGTTGTTTGGGTATAATGCCGCCAGGCTTGTCAAAGGCATTCCTTTTAAGGAAAAGGCTGAGGAAGTCGGCGTACCTGCCGACGAGGCGGAAGTGGTAGCGGAAGAAGACTTGACCTCGTTGGTAGCGGAGATTGTCCGCAGGATGTTGCAAGAAACGGCAGGAGCCCCGGGAGGGCTAAGAGGCCATGGGAGGTGA
- the pduB gene encoding propanediol utilization microcompartment protein PduB: MQEQLIDKVMDEIKKRMESQGATVPTEAPAAAACAANPGMTEYVGTAIGDTIGLVIANVDPMLHAQMKLDPKFRSIGIIGGRTGAGPHIMAADEAVKATNTEIVTIELARDTKGGAGHGCLIIFGAEEVSDARRAVEVALKELDRTFGDVYGNDAGHLELQYTARASYAINKAFNAPVGKAFGLIVGAPAAIGVLMSDVAVKTANVELVGYASPAAGTSYSNEVIIMITGDSGAVRQSVLAAKDAGKKLLEALGGPAPSSTKPYI, encoded by the coding sequence ATGCAAGAACAGTTAATTGACAAGGTTATGGATGAAATCAAAAAACGCATGGAGTCTCAAGGAGCTACTGTTCCGACTGAAGCTCCGGCTGCTGCCGCTTGCGCAGCCAACCCGGGTATGACCGAATACGTAGGTACCGCTATTGGCGATACCATCGGTCTGGTAATTGCCAACGTAGATCCTATGCTGCATGCGCAGATGAAGCTGGATCCCAAATTCCGCTCTATCGGCATCATCGGCGGACGTACCGGCGCCGGCCCGCATATCATGGCGGCTGACGAAGCGGTTAAAGCAACCAATACGGAAATTGTCACTATTGAATTAGCGCGTGATACTAAAGGCGGCGCTGGTCATGGATGTCTCATCATATTTGGAGCTGAAGAAGTATCTGATGCTCGTCGCGCGGTAGAAGTGGCTCTGAAAGAGCTGGATCGCACCTTCGGCGATGTGTACGGTAACGATGCAGGCCATCTGGAACTGCAATACACCGCTCGCGCCAGCTATGCCATCAACAAAGCGTTCAATGCGCCTGTTGGTAAAGCATTCGGTCTGATTGTCGGCGCTCCGGCAGCCATTGGTGTGCTGATGTCCGATGTGGCCGTCAAAACGGCTAACGTGGAGCTCGTCGGCTATGCCAGCCCTGCCGCCGGCACCAGCTACTCCAACGAAGTAATCATCATGATTACTGGCGATTCCGGCGCCGTGCGTCAGTCGGTTCTGGCAGCTAAAGATGCGGGCAAGAAGTTGCTCGAAGCGTTGGGCGGGCCAGCTCCGTCCAGCACGAAACCATACATTTAA